In a genomic window of Streptomyces koelreuteriae:
- the metX gene encoding homoserine O-acetyltransferase MetX: protein MNTVLTPSQVPLPPASGAWREGDPPGRRRWYVRESALALETGGELPGVRLAFETWGRLAPDRSNAVLVLHALTGDSHAAGPAEPGHPTPGWWDGLIGPGRALDTDHWFVVAPNVLGGCQGSTGPSSVSPRGRRWGGDFPFLTQRDQVAAEAGLADALGIDRWALVVGGSMGGMRALEWAVSRPERTDALLLLATAAAASAEQIAWATVQSNAVRSDPDWRGGHYHDTGRGPHAGLGLARRIAHVTYRSEPELQVRFGRSAQGAEDPRYGGRYAVESYLDHHAAKLVRRFDAGSYVVLCEAMNSHDIGRGRGGVRAALSRVTARTLVAGVDSDRLYPPSQQAELAAGIPTADDVRVIESPYGHDGFLIETDQVAALVKELVRPPRAPSELAP, encoded by the coding sequence CTGAACACCGTACTGACGCCTTCTCAGGTTCCTCTCCCGCCGGCCTCCGGGGCCTGGCGGGAGGGGGACCCGCCCGGGCGCCGCCGGTGGTACGTGCGCGAGAGCGCGCTCGCGTTGGAGACGGGAGGTGAACTGCCCGGTGTCCGGCTGGCGTTCGAGACGTGGGGGCGGCTCGCGCCGGACCGGTCCAACGCGGTGCTGGTGCTGCACGCGCTCACCGGCGACAGCCACGCGGCCGGGCCCGCCGAGCCCGGCCACCCCACTCCCGGGTGGTGGGACGGGCTCATCGGGCCCGGGCGGGCGCTGGACACGGACCACTGGTTCGTCGTGGCGCCCAACGTGCTCGGGGGCTGCCAGGGCAGCACCGGGCCGTCCTCGGTGAGCCCTCGCGGCCGGCGCTGGGGCGGTGACTTCCCCTTTCTGACGCAGCGTGACCAGGTCGCGGCCGAGGCCGGTCTGGCCGATGCGCTGGGCATCGACCGCTGGGCCCTGGTGGTCGGTGGCTCGATGGGCGGGATGCGGGCGCTGGAGTGGGCGGTGTCCCGTCCCGAACGGACGGACGCGCTCCTGCTGCTCGCCACGGCCGCCGCGGCGAGTGCCGAGCAGATCGCCTGGGCCACCGTCCAGTCGAACGCCGTACGGTCCGACCCGGACTGGCGGGGCGGGCACTACCACGACACCGGCCGGGGCCCCCACGCCGGGCTCGGCCTGGCCCGGCGCATCGCCCATGTCACGTATCGCAGTGAGCCGGAGCTCCAGGTCCGCTTCGGCCGCTCGGCCCAGGGCGCGGAGGATCCCCGGTACGGCGGCCGGTACGCGGTCGAGTCCTATCTCGACCATCATGCGGCCAAGCTGGTGCGTCGCTTCGACGCGGGCAGCTACGTCGTGCTGTGCGAGGCCATGAACAGCCATGACATCGGCCGGGGACGCGGCGGCGTGCGTGCCGCCCTGAGCCGGGTGACCGCCAGAACCCTCGTCGCGGGGGTGGACTCCGACCGTCTCTACCCGCCGTCCCAGCAGGCGGAGTTGGCGGCGGGCATCCCCACGGCAGACGACGTACGGGTCATCGAATCGCCCTACGGACACGACGGCTTCCTCATCGAGACGGACCAGGTCGCCGCGCTCGTGAAGGAACTCGTCCGCCCTCCGCGGGCACCATCAGAACTCGCCCCATGA
- a CDS encoding DUF1684 domain-containing protein, which yields MTVQDAPTDIDAFAAAWEAWHQRRDSALAHEHGFLAVTGLYWPDAEPQRFPGAPGTWSSGGDGVTVVLGEGEELVVDGTAVRGRHTFGVVPERGDLTAVWGDAVIEIARRGGHDVIRPRHPDHPLRTGFTGTPTYAPDPRWVVTGTYTPFPEPRPTSVGASVEGLRHVYDAPGRIRFRIEGRTLGLTAFNGQTPGSLMVLFTDATSGVTTYAANRALRIDAPGPDGTVVLDFNRATNLPCAYTDFATCPLPPGENRLPVAIEAGEQIPHERKRTAQ from the coding sequence ATGACCGTCCAGGACGCCCCCACCGACATCGACGCCTTCGCCGCCGCGTGGGAGGCATGGCATCAGCGGAGGGACTCCGCCCTCGCCCATGAACACGGATTCCTCGCCGTCACCGGCCTGTACTGGCCGGACGCCGAACCCCAGCGCTTTCCCGGCGCACCCGGCACCTGGTCGTCGGGCGGCGACGGCGTCACCGTCGTGCTCGGGGAGGGGGAGGAACTCGTCGTCGACGGGACCGCGGTGCGCGGACGGCACACGTTCGGCGTCGTACCGGAGCGCGGTGACCTCACCGCCGTCTGGGGCGACGCGGTCATCGAGATCGCCAGGCGCGGTGGCCACGACGTGATCCGGCCTCGGCACCCGGATCACCCGCTGCGTACCGGATTCACCGGGACGCCCACGTACGCACCGGACCCGCGGTGGGTGGTCACCGGCACGTACACGCCGTTCCCGGAGCCGCGACCGACCTCGGTCGGTGCCTCCGTCGAGGGACTGCGGCACGTCTACGACGCCCCCGGCAGGATCCGCTTCCGGATCGAGGGCCGGACGCTGGGCCTGACCGCGTTCAACGGGCAGACACCGGGCAGCCTCATGGTGCTGTTCACCGACGCGACCTCGGGCGTGACCACGTACGCCGCCAATCGCGCCCTGCGGATCGACGCCCCCGGACCCGACGGCACCGTGGTGCTGGACTTCAACCGCGCCACCAACCTCCCGTGCGCCTACACCGACTTCGCGACCTGCCCGCTGCCGCCCGGCGAGAACCGGCTCCCGGTCGCGATCGAGGCCGGTGAGCAGATCCCGCACGAGCGGAAGCGGACCGCGCAGTGA
- a CDS encoding LLM class flavin-dependent oxidoreductase, with amino-acid sequence MSATPLPRIRSLSFLTPGNYADDDPHAGLEATLRLFEYGERTGFDGAWVRQRHLEHGVSSAAVFLAAAGQRTEHIELGTAVIPIGYENPFRLAEDLALADVLSRGRLQVGFSTGMPHGELMAHLVHDGDWGTFDLSYGRIARVRDHLRGRPLGRADTVIQTPGGAQRPRLQPYSPGLVDRTWYGAGSLRSARWAGEQGLNLLSGNIVSGEGTDDFSTAQLALIRAYRRLLGPQRPGRVAIGRVIVPLDSADAATRRRYRAYAASRHERTLAPQGPRRTLFAPDVVGTSEEILEALGADAALAGVSELRLELPYEFEPGDYEQILHDVRHHIAPRLGWRPHPCGRPVSVRRPPGRRTR; translated from the coding sequence GTGAGCGCCACTCCCCTCCCCCGGATCCGGTCGCTGTCGTTCCTGACGCCCGGCAACTACGCCGATGACGATCCGCATGCAGGTCTCGAAGCCACCCTTCGGCTGTTCGAGTACGGGGAACGCACGGGGTTCGACGGTGCCTGGGTGCGGCAGCGGCACCTGGAACACGGAGTGTCCTCGGCGGCGGTGTTCCTCGCCGCCGCGGGCCAGCGCACCGAGCACATCGAGTTGGGCACCGCGGTGATCCCGATCGGGTACGAGAACCCCTTCCGGCTCGCCGAGGACCTCGCCCTCGCGGATGTGCTCTCCCGTGGGCGGCTGCAGGTCGGTTTCAGCACGGGCATGCCCCATGGGGAGCTGATGGCGCACCTCGTCCACGACGGCGACTGGGGCACCTTCGACCTGTCGTACGGCCGTATCGCCCGGGTCCGCGACCATCTGCGCGGACGGCCGCTGGGCCGTGCGGACACCGTCATCCAGACGCCGGGCGGCGCTCAGCGGCCACGTCTGCAGCCGTACAGCCCCGGGCTGGTCGACCGCACCTGGTACGGGGCCGGCAGCCTGCGATCGGCACGGTGGGCGGGCGAACAGGGGCTGAACCTCCTCAGCGGGAACATCGTCTCCGGCGAGGGCACCGACGACTTCTCCACCGCGCAGCTCGCGCTGATCCGCGCGTACCGTCGCCTGCTCGGGCCGCAGCGGCCGGGGCGGGTGGCGATCGGCCGGGTGATCGTGCCCCTCGACAGCGCGGACGCGGCGACCCGGCGGCGCTACCGCGCCTACGCGGCGAGCCGCCACGAGCGGACCCTCGCACCACAGGGGCCCAGACGCACCCTGTTCGCCCCCGACGTGGTGGGGACGTCGGAGGAGATCCTGGAGGCGCTCGGCGCGGACGCCGCCCTCGCGGGGGTGTCGGAGCTGCGCCTGGAACTGCCCTACGAGTTCGAACCGGGCGACTACGAGCAGATCCTGCACGATGTGCGCCACCACATCGCGCCCCGGCTGGGCTGGCGACCACACCCCTGCGGTCGGCCGGTCAGCGTTCGAAGACCACCTGGCCGTCGAACACGGTGA
- a CDS encoding amidohydrolase, whose amino-acid sequence MSHTASEGDTAPTLVLTGGQVLTVDAAFTVAEGVAVRGREILAVGSDTEMRALAGPGTRIVELGGRTVLPGINDSHLHGAAYGMTKPPFAIDVGHPAVGSISDIAATVGRAALQAPDVEWIVGLGWDPGYLAECLADPGRFPHRRDLDAVAPDHPVCLTDFSSHMVWANSEALRRCGIDADTAPPPGGVIDHDPDGRPTGILREAAGRLVQAELPAPTIAQRRQAIQGVIRELHTRGITSYTEPGLGPGGAGTLFGGLSTDNWTAYAELAASGELQARVSVLLLPAPMGGSADDVRKGLAELRRPESADPRLLRAIGVKVFGDGVPPNRTAWMNEPYPEGGHGALCVHGATPALQADELREMIRVAHEAGFQLGVHVTGDRAIDTVVDAFVAANEAAPRPDARHYVIHGDFIGPGSLAKLAAHGYGVNMNPAIKWTISDLMDEVVGPERSAYQWPVRSALDAGVRVCASSDAPITEPDWRQGVASMMLRESKASGRPSGPEQCVRLADALRAYTATPAWQDFADDYKGTLEPGRAADLCVLDRPLLDLDPHEITEVRVDLTVFDGQVVFER is encoded by the coding sequence GTGAGCCACACCGCATCCGAGGGCGACACCGCACCCACCCTCGTCCTGACCGGCGGCCAGGTCCTCACCGTCGACGCCGCCTTCACCGTCGCCGAAGGCGTGGCCGTGCGCGGCCGGGAGATCCTGGCCGTCGGCAGCGACACGGAGATGCGCGCCCTGGCCGGACCCGGCACCCGGATCGTCGAGCTGGGCGGCCGGACCGTGCTGCCCGGCATCAACGACTCGCATCTGCACGGGGCCGCCTACGGGATGACGAAGCCGCCGTTCGCCATCGACGTCGGCCATCCGGCGGTGGGGTCCATCTCGGACATCGCCGCGACGGTGGGCCGGGCGGCCTTGCAGGCACCGGACGTCGAGTGGATCGTCGGCCTGGGCTGGGACCCCGGCTATCTCGCGGAGTGCCTGGCCGACCCGGGCCGCTTCCCGCACCGCCGGGACCTGGACGCGGTGGCACCGGACCACCCGGTCTGTCTGACCGACTTCTCGTCACACATGGTGTGGGCCAACTCCGAGGCACTGCGCCGCTGCGGCATCGACGCGGACACCGCGCCCCCGCCCGGCGGCGTCATCGACCACGACCCCGACGGCCGGCCGACCGGCATCCTGCGCGAGGCCGCCGGGCGCCTCGTCCAGGCCGAGCTGCCCGCCCCCACGATCGCCCAGCGCCGCCAGGCCATCCAGGGCGTGATCCGTGAGCTGCACACGCGCGGCATCACCAGCTACACCGAGCCGGGTCTCGGCCCCGGCGGCGCCGGCACCCTGTTCGGCGGCCTGAGCACCGACAACTGGACCGCGTACGCCGAACTCGCGGCGAGCGGCGAACTCCAGGCCCGCGTCAGCGTCCTGCTGCTGCCCGCCCCGATGGGAGGCTCCGCCGACGACGTCCGCAAGGGCCTGGCCGAACTGCGCCGCCCCGAGTCGGCCGACCCCCGGCTGCTGCGGGCCATCGGCGTCAAGGTCTTCGGCGACGGCGTACCGCCCAACCGCACGGCCTGGATGAACGAGCCGTACCCGGAGGGCGGTCACGGCGCCCTCTGCGTGCACGGCGCCACCCCCGCGCTCCAGGCCGACGAACTGCGCGAGATGATCCGGGTCGCCCACGAGGCCGGCTTCCAGCTCGGCGTGCACGTCACCGGCGACCGGGCCATCGACACGGTGGTGGACGCGTTCGTCGCCGCGAACGAGGCCGCGCCGCGCCCCGACGCCCGCCACTACGTCATCCACGGCGACTTCATCGGCCCCGGCAGCCTCGCCAAGCTCGCCGCACACGGCTACGGCGTCAACATGAACCCCGCCATCAAGTGGACCATCTCCGACCTGATGGACGAGGTCGTCGGCCCCGAACGCTCCGCCTACCAGTGGCCGGTGCGCTCCGCGCTCGACGCGGGCGTACGGGTCTGCGCCAGCTCCGACGCCCCGATCACCGAGCCGGACTGGCGTCAGGGCGTGGCCTCGATGATGCTCCGCGAGTCCAAGGCCAGCGGCCGCCCCAGCGGCCCCGAACAGTGCGTGCGGCTCGCCGACGCCCTGCGCGCCTACACGGCCACCCCCGCATGGCAGGACTTCGCCGACGACTACAAAGGCACCCTCGAACCGGGCCGGGCCGCCGACCTGTGCGTCCTGGACCGGCCGCTGCTGGACCTCGACCCGCACGAGATCACCGAAGTGCGGGTCGATCTCACCGTGTTCGACGGCCAGGTGGTCTTCGAACGCTGA
- a CDS encoding ABC transporter permease, translating to MTTADRVLTRPHLLATGGLTVVRRQPLLVVLVAMVLVFQLTTGSFLEPANLSGIATDAATLAIVAVPLALLVISGYLDLSVGSTLALGGLVAGWLAGQHHQSPAVALLGALAAGALVGAVNGILCCYFGLSAFIVTLGMLTAVRGLAQQLFPLPLSGFGSGFAWIGGARIAGIATPVVIAALVLAAGALFLALTPAGRHVFAIGVNREAAHLSGIHVRRTPFALFVVTGVAAALAGAVKASVLDSVVAGTSGSGFELAVLTAVLVGGVALTGGTGSILGVLLGVLFLGALQNGLTLLNVPTFWQQMAQGVALVAGAALAYFAPRTGR from the coding sequence ATGACCACCGCCGACCGCGTCCTCACCAGGCCGCACCTCCTGGCCACGGGCGGACTGACCGTCGTACGCCGCCAACCCCTGCTCGTCGTGCTCGTCGCGATGGTGCTGGTCTTCCAGCTGACCACGGGCAGTTTCCTCGAGCCGGCCAACCTGAGCGGCATCGCCACCGACGCCGCCACCCTCGCCATCGTCGCCGTCCCACTGGCCCTGCTCGTCATCAGCGGCTACCTCGACCTGTCGGTCGGCTCCACGCTCGCCCTGGGCGGGCTGGTCGCGGGCTGGCTGGCCGGACAGCACCACCAGTCGCCCGCCGTCGCCCTGCTCGGGGCGCTCGCCGCCGGGGCGCTGGTGGGCGCGGTGAACGGCATACTGTGCTGCTACTTCGGTCTGTCCGCGTTCATCGTCACCCTCGGCATGCTGACCGCCGTACGGGGCCTCGCGCAGCAGTTGTTCCCGCTGCCGCTGAGCGGCTTCGGCTCCGGGTTCGCCTGGATCGGCGGCGCGCGGATCGCCGGGATCGCGACGCCGGTCGTCATCGCGGCGCTGGTACTGGCGGCGGGCGCGCTGTTCCTGGCGCTCACCCCTGCCGGACGCCACGTCTTCGCCATCGGCGTCAACCGGGAGGCCGCCCACCTCTCCGGCATCCACGTCCGCCGCACCCCGTTCGCGCTGTTCGTCGTCACCGGCGTGGCCGCCGCCCTGGCCGGGGCCGTCAAGGCGTCGGTGCTGGACAGCGTGGTCGCCGGAACATCAGGATCCGGTTTCGAGCTGGCCGTGCTCACCGCGGTGCTCGTCGGCGGGGTCGCGCTCACCGGCGGCACCGGCTCGATCCTCGGCGTCCTGCTCGGCGTGCTGTTCCTCGGCGCGCTGCAGAACGGCCTGACCCTGCTGAACGTGCCGACGTTCTGGCAGCAGATGGCCCAGGGCGTCGCGCTGGTGGCCGGCGCGGCGCTGGCGTACTTCGCACCCCGTACGGGGCGCTGA
- a CDS encoding sugar ABC transporter ATP-binding protein, translating into MTTTNLRIRGLTKSFGGVRALDGVDLTVPAGQVHALLGHNGAGKSTLIKCLGGAFPPDAGTIEVGGTSYLRLSPRESIAAGVAIIFQTLSVVDALTVAENIFLGQEWTRYGRIDRRAQEEVAAGLLERVAARCSPRDRVGDLPMGQRQLVEIAKALSRSASVLVLDEPTAALSGAETDALAERVEDLRTQGLAIVYVTHLLAEVERLADAVTVLRDGRVAHQSTVAGQTRAELVAAIAGRPAQEVRRPQPRRTSTVPRLVVDALRGPGFGPVDVTVAEGERVGLFGLIGSGRTRVLETLYGRRRATAGTIRVGDRTVAPARPADGLAAGIALVPADRRAQGLFPSLSAQDNTLLPSVRPLARHGVRALRSERRVFEALASAVGLRPAQPDLPAGAFSGGNQQKLVLGRWINEARHVDVLLLDEPTQGVDVGARQEIYRVVSSLAAERGTAVLFASGDPEEIVALADRCLIVARGRIVGELSGAELTEQALLSAVHTSLPAEGAA; encoded by the coding sequence ATGACGACCACGAACCTCCGCATCCGCGGCCTGACCAAGTCGTTCGGCGGCGTCAGGGCCCTGGACGGCGTGGACCTCACCGTCCCCGCCGGCCAGGTGCACGCCCTCCTCGGCCACAACGGCGCCGGCAAGTCCACCCTCATCAAGTGCCTGGGCGGCGCGTTCCCGCCCGACGCAGGCACGATCGAGGTGGGCGGCACGTCGTACCTCCGGCTCAGCCCACGCGAGTCGATCGCGGCCGGCGTGGCGATCATCTTCCAGACACTCAGCGTGGTCGACGCTCTGACCGTGGCGGAGAACATCTTCCTCGGCCAGGAGTGGACCCGGTACGGCCGCATCGACCGGCGCGCCCAGGAGGAGGTCGCAGCCGGGCTGCTGGAACGGGTCGCGGCCCGGTGCTCCCCGCGTGACCGCGTGGGCGATCTGCCCATGGGCCAGCGGCAGTTGGTCGAGATCGCCAAAGCCCTCAGCCGCAGCGCCTCCGTCCTGGTCCTCGACGAGCCGACCGCCGCCCTGTCCGGCGCGGAGACCGACGCCCTCGCCGAACGCGTCGAGGACCTGCGCACCCAGGGGCTCGCCATCGTCTACGTCACCCATCTGCTGGCGGAGGTGGAACGGCTCGCGGACGCGGTCACGGTCCTGCGCGACGGACGGGTCGCGCACCAGAGCACGGTGGCGGGGCAGACCCGGGCCGAACTGGTCGCGGCGATCGCGGGACGGCCGGCGCAGGAGGTGCGCAGGCCCCAGCCCCGCCGTACGTCCACCGTGCCCCGGCTCGTCGTCGACGCCTTGCGCGGCCCCGGCTTCGGCCCCGTCGATGTCACCGTCGCCGAAGGCGAACGCGTCGGGCTGTTCGGGCTCATCGGCTCCGGCCGCACCCGCGTCCTGGAGACCCTCTACGGCAGGCGCCGCGCCACCGCCGGAACGATCAGGGTCGGTGACCGTACCGTCGCCCCGGCCCGCCCGGCCGACGGACTCGCCGCCGGGATCGCCCTCGTACCGGCGGACCGGCGCGCCCAGGGTCTGTTCCCGTCGCTGTCCGCGCAGGACAACACGCTGCTGCCGTCCGTCCGGCCCCTGGCCCGCCACGGCGTACGGGCGTTGCGCTCCGAGCGGCGGGTGTTCGAGGCCCTGGCCTCGGCGGTGGGGCTGCGCCCGGCCCAACCCGACTTGCCGGCCGGCGCGTTCTCCGGCGGCAACCAGCAGAAGCTCGTCCTCGGACGGTGGATCAACGAGGCCCGGCATGTGGACGTGTTGCTGCTGGACGAGCCGACACAGGGCGTCGACGTCGGGGCACGCCAGGAGATCTACCGGGTCGTGTCTTCCCTCGCCGCCGAGCGCGGAACCGCCGTGCTGTTCGCCTCCGGTGACCCCGAGGAGATCGTGGCGCTCGCCGACCGCTGCCTGATCGTCGCCCGGGGCCGGATCGTCGGCGAACTCTCGGGTGCCGAACTCACCGAACAGGCCCTGCTGTCGGCCGTCCACACCTCCCTGCCCGCCGAAGGAGCAGCATGA
- a CDS encoding sugar ABC transporter substrate-binding protein: protein MTPPPYTTSRRHFLALSAATALAAAGCSAPQDTAASAKPAPSGGTRLTKIGLDYPFTQLPLYSTLVKLSTAQAKQHGISLLTTSDNASADTQASNLNTWVARKVPAIVSFPMVFEAAEPIAKAALDAGLIWVTYGGSLKHQSADIQFSFREGGTLLGEAAAKWAEEHLGGKGKIAFLTDSTIELGRERTKGMIDAFTKLAPGVDVVAREQAIDPDTGLSKTKAILAKHPDLNLVLGVTDAAAYGGFKALQQTGRGKDDAKTFVGGQDGAAPSLLAIKQGTFYRASAALAPKDIAAAVVDVPRAVAAGKANPSAQVPITLVQRADGAEIDKLLAQNA from the coding sequence ATGACCCCACCGCCGTACACCACCTCCCGCAGACACTTCCTCGCCCTCTCCGCCGCCACCGCCCTGGCGGCCGCCGGATGCTCCGCCCCGCAGGACACGGCCGCCTCGGCCAAGCCCGCCCCCTCCGGCGGCACCCGCCTGACGAAGATCGGGCTCGACTACCCCTTCACCCAGCTCCCGCTCTACTCCACGCTGGTGAAGCTCTCCACCGCCCAGGCAAAGCAGCACGGCATCTCCCTGCTCACGACCAGCGACAACGCCAGCGCCGACACCCAGGCCAGCAACCTCAACACCTGGGTCGCCCGCAAGGTCCCGGCCATCGTGTCTTTCCCGATGGTCTTCGAGGCCGCCGAGCCCATCGCCAAGGCGGCCCTGGACGCGGGACTGATCTGGGTGACCTACGGCGGCTCCCTGAAGCACCAGAGCGCCGACATCCAGTTCAGCTTCCGCGAGGGCGGCACCCTGCTCGGCGAGGCTGCGGCGAAGTGGGCCGAGGAACACCTCGGCGGCAAGGGCAAGATCGCCTTCCTCACCGACAGCACCATCGAACTCGGCCGGGAACGCACCAAGGGCATGATCGACGCCTTCACCAAACTGGCGCCCGGCGTCGACGTCGTGGCGCGGGAACAGGCCATCGACCCGGACACGGGCCTGTCCAAGACGAAGGCGATCCTCGCCAAGCACCCCGACCTCAATCTCGTCCTCGGCGTCACCGACGCCGCCGCGTACGGCGGATTCAAGGCACTCCAGCAGACGGGCCGCGGGAAGGACGACGCCAAGACCTTCGTCGGCGGGCAGGACGGCGCCGCGCCCTCCCTCCTCGCCATCAAGCAGGGCACCTTCTACCGGGCCTCCGCCGCCCTCGCGCCCAAGGACATCGCCGCCGCGGTCGTCGACGTGCCGCGCGCGGTCGCCGCGGGCAAGGCCAACCCCAGCGCCCAGGTCCCGATCACCCTCGTCCAGCGGGCCGACGGCGCCGAGATCGACAAACTGCTCGCGCAGAACGCCTAG
- a CDS encoding helix-turn-helix transcriptional regulator, with product MPSHHQIAAAARIGMLTRERDTASASAQALRELARALPLDAATLLTIDPLSGSHIQVASIGYTAEASQVLAGEFVGTPWYRNVVRRELPPSISQDAEDPEDAGPRFRHGWFYAERVRPAGFRDGVTGALRHQGRLVGLVHLSTESADAYDTDARMLLASVIPALAALADPLAHAGDLHGLAEEGAASLVTGDGGVIDLPGRDRPRVLREDDSFRALLDAFTATGGRRLRLLWRAGGDWRRVVLHRHPSVPGLVPDAVLVHETSTELPYGLSPRELEVLTRAATGQTNQAIAQALFLSPRTVHSHVEHLLRKTGCASRAEATALAVRDGLLRPDPDHLARFVER from the coding sequence ATGCCCAGCCATCACCAGATCGCGGCAGCCGCCCGCATCGGCATGCTCACCCGCGAACGCGACACCGCCTCGGCCTCCGCGCAGGCCCTGCGCGAACTCGCCCGCGCCCTGCCGCTGGACGCCGCGACCCTGCTCACGATCGACCCGCTGTCCGGATCCCACATCCAGGTCGCGAGCATCGGCTACACCGCCGAGGCCTCGCAGGTCCTGGCCGGCGAGTTCGTCGGGACGCCCTGGTACCGCAACGTCGTACGGCGGGAGCTGCCGCCGTCCATCTCGCAGGACGCGGAGGATCCCGAGGACGCCGGGCCGCGCTTCCGGCACGGCTGGTTCTACGCCGAGCGCGTCCGCCCGGCCGGGTTCCGCGACGGTGTCACGGGAGCGCTGCGGCATCAGGGCCGTCTGGTGGGCCTGGTCCATCTCTCCACGGAGAGCGCGGACGCCTACGACACCGACGCCCGGATGCTGCTCGCGTCCGTGATTCCCGCCCTGGCCGCGCTCGCCGACCCGCTGGCGCACGCCGGTGATCTGCACGGTCTGGCGGAGGAGGGCGCGGCGAGCCTGGTCACCGGCGACGGCGGGGTGATCGACCTGCCGGGCCGGGACCGGCCCCGGGTACTGCGGGAGGACGACTCCTTCCGCGCCCTGCTCGACGCCTTCACCGCCACGGGCGGGCGGCGGCTGCGGCTGCTGTGGCGGGCCGGCGGCGACTGGCGGCGGGTCGTGCTGCACCGGCACCCGTCGGTGCCCGGCCTCGTGCCGGATGCGGTGCTGGTGCACGAGACGTCCACGGAGCTGCCGTACGGGCTGAGTCCCCGGGAGCTGGAGGTGCTCACGCGGGCGGCCACGGGGCAGACCAACCAGGCCATCGCGCAGGCACTGTTCCTGTCTCCGCGGACCGTGCACAGCCATGTCGAGCATCTGCTGCGCAAGACCGGCTGTGCCTCCCGCGCCGAGGCGACCGCGCTGGCGGTCCGGGACGGGCTGCTGCGGCCGGACCCGGACCACCTCGCGCGTTTCGTGGAGCGGTGA
- a CDS encoding TIGR03619 family F420-dependent LLM class oxidoreductase, which produces MPTPPRMLLVLSENWTLTGGRADLPAAVRWAREAEDAGFDAVMVSEHVVLGPDAAAAGIMGNPRDYALPGNQDPSTPWPNSLLLLAAIASVTSRLRLAAAAVLAPLRHPLLLARELGTLDLLSEGRLVVQPTVSWSKDEYDALGVPFARRGRLLDEHLEVWAKAWGPSPLSHDGPHYPFQDVWFEPKAHRPDGPRLWFGGQRLHGPVLRRLVRHGHGFHPLGRPAPEDLQTLKEAMAAAGRDIADLEMIGGTQAVFPDDRSPADLGAALAVLPEQLEQGFTTFCVKPNQFIDDPDGVGPFCRDVMRRVEVLTS; this is translated from the coding sequence ATGCCCACGCCTCCCCGCATGCTCCTCGTCCTCAGCGAGAACTGGACCCTGACCGGCGGCCGGGCCGATCTGCCCGCCGCCGTCCGCTGGGCACGCGAGGCCGAGGACGCCGGCTTCGACGCCGTCATGGTCAGCGAGCACGTCGTCCTCGGCCCGGACGCGGCAGCCGCCGGCATCATGGGCAACCCCCGCGACTACGCCCTCCCCGGCAACCAGGACCCCAGCACCCCCTGGCCCAACTCCCTGCTGCTGCTCGCCGCCATCGCCTCCGTCACCTCCCGGCTGCGCCTGGCCGCCGCGGCCGTCCTCGCCCCGCTGCGCCACCCGCTGCTGCTCGCCCGTGAGCTCGGCACCCTCGATCTCCTCAGCGAGGGACGGCTCGTCGTGCAGCCCACGGTGAGCTGGAGCAAGGACGAGTACGACGCCCTCGGCGTGCCCTTCGCGCGGCGCGGACGGCTTCTCGACGAGCATCTGGAGGTCTGGGCGAAGGCCTGGGGCCCCTCCCCGCTGTCCCACGACGGACCGCACTACCCCTTCCAGGACGTCTGGTTCGAGCCCAAGGCCCACCGCCCGGACGGCCCCCGGCTCTGGTTCGGCGGACAGCGCCTGCACGGCCCCGTCCTGCGCCGCCTCGTACGCCACGGCCACGGCTTCCACCCCCTCGGCCGGCCCGCGCCCGAGGACCTTCAGACACTCAAGGAGGCGATGGCCGCCGCCGGGCGGGACATCGCCGACCTCGAGATGATCGGCGGCACCCAGGCTGTCTTCCCCGACGACCGTTCCCCGGCGGACCTCGGCGCCGCGCTCGCCGTGCTCCCCGAGCAACTGGAGCAGGGCTTCACCACCTTCTGCGTGAAACCGAACCAGTTCATCGACGACCCCGACGGGGTCGGGCCGTTCTGCCGTGACGTCATGCGGCGTGTCGAGGTCCTGACCTCGTGA